The window ACCATTTCCCTGATGACAACGACTACGACACCGACAGCTCTGAATACCTGCTGCGTAAGTGCTCCCAGTCGTCCTCTTTTTCTGGCCTTTATTTTTAAGGGCATGCATGAAGTTCATTGACTTCACGGACAATACTTCTTTATACAGAGATTGATGAAATGCAGAACAAAGGCattcagtatttattttctattgacTGTCTGGATGTCGGACTTTTCTTGCAAATGATTTTAAAGCAGTTTTAAGTTTACTTTCATACTTGGTGCAGAATCAGCAGCTTATTTGCATTTTCCCCGAATGTGTTTTACATGAAGCATATTGTGAGCTCTCCCTGAGATGGACTGTGGTGACAGGCATGTTAAATCCTTGTTAAAACCAGATTAAAACATTCTGCTGCTTGTAAAATGTCAAGGTTTTTTAGTGAGAGCTGATTACAAATGGCATTAACAAAGATCCCACATAGATCTTGATTAGCTTGATATAACATGGGGATCGTCAATCATTCAGAATCTGCCTCATATGTGGAGAAGAACAAAGACTTAACAAAAGACTTTACAATTGAGTACGCTCATCCATCCTTGGAAATGTGTAAAATGACACAGTGATTATTTTCTGCTCTCGCTGCATCCTGCAGCCACAAGTCGAAGCCACAAAGTATAAACGATGAAATAACCAcagattaaataattaaaatgagatTTAGCTGTCAAtctattattgttgtattttgatGTCTATGAATTGCTTCACAATTTGATCCATTGGGTGAtgcattgattcattcatttgtattaATCTTTTATTAACCGGTCTCTTTATTGTGCTATCAAACATTGGTTAATGAATTGTGTTAACCCAGTTGTTAATCATGTCCTCCGTCCCTGCAGGGATAGTCCGCGCATCCAGCGTGTTCCCCATCCTCAGCACCATCCTGTTGATGCTCGGTGGGCTGTGTGTCGGGGCGGGCCGAGTCTACAACAAGACCAACACTGTCCTCCTCAGCGCCGGCATTCTCTTTGTAGCTGCAGGTGAGCCGCATGTTGACGTGGCGCCTGTGATTACTTAATATACTTCATCAAAGCCTATGCAATCATGAAGATGACTTTCATTCCCCCGTAAAGGTCAGGATCTCCATTCATCACACACAAGCGATCAGGACACCCGTTGTTAAGGGTCTTGTGGTGATGAGTGACATCATTGTTATCGGTAAAGTCATAGATGACATTTTCAGTTTTGTCCACACTATTTCATCCGCGCCATCCCTTCTCCCTTTTCCATTCATCGTTTCTGTTTCTCAGGTCTGAGCAACATAATTGGCATCATCGTCTACATCTCCAGCAATGCGGGAGACCCCAGTGATAAACGCGACGACGACAGGAAGTACACTTACTCCTACGGCTGGTCCTTCTACTTTGGCGCCCTCTCCTTCATTGTGGCCGAAACGGTCGCTGTTCTCGCCATCAACATCTACATTGAGAAAAACAAGGAGGTTCGCTGGCAGGCGCGGCGCGAGTTCATCCGttcactctcttcctcttcgCCGTACTCCAGGATACCCAGCTTCCGGTACCGCCGGCGGACATCGCAGGCCAGCTCTCATTCGACGGAGGCATCGCGAGGGAACTCGCCGGTGGCCTGTCTGAAGGGGGGGCCATCGTCTAGCGGGCCCCTGGACGAGCTGTCCATGTACGCCCTGGCGAGGGATAGTGTGACGGAGAACAGGTACAGCCCCGAACACGACGGGGCTGCTGAGTTCCTCCAGGTCCATAACTGTTTCCCCAATGATTTAAAGGACGGGGTGAATCGCAGGACCACGCCAGTGTGAGGCACGTAAGAGGTTCTCTCACCTGGAGGCGGAGGAACATGAAGGACGAGAGAGCAGTGGGCTAACCTGTTGCAGCCCGGCTGCCCGCCGTCTTAGAGGCACAGCTTTAGGAGAGGCTGTCCTTGTTGAAAGGACCtgaaaggagaagagaggacaCTCTGCTGGATGGAAGATGAGCCGATTATCATAACCTGAGAACCATTTATCTGCTTTTAGAGATCATCAACGCAGACTAGAGTTTCATTGTCTGTGATTCAAACCCTTGTTTGTGTCACGGTCACTAAACATTGTTACTGCCAATCAGCAGTAATCTACCTGTAAATGATTCAACACGgtgctaaattaaatgtactcTTCAACTTGAAAGTGTTgcatttgtatgtttgtattgaCATTGTGGACCCTTCTCCAAAGTTAGTATTGTGTCCTCATAACTGGTCTTGCCTTATACTCTAATGTCCTGTAGAGTAACGTATGGCCTTTAGACAAGCTCCATTTCTAAAGGTGGTTTGGGAGTCAGTGTCAAATGGATGAGTTGTAATGTATTGAATGTTTAGTATTTGAGCGGTTTGTACAAGTTGTCTCATCCTTATTCCTCTTTGACATTTATCAGTCGAAACCaaatgtctgtgttcttcaaTGGGCCCTTTTATTCACTTCCATATCAGTTGGCCATCCTTCCATCACAGCCCACCGGATTgatgtgacagtgtgtgtgttcctgtcacGAGAGACGAGCAGATGCTCAGAACTGTGAAAACGGCACAGGTCaggacactgtgtgtgtgtgtgtgtgtgtgtgtgtgtgtgtgtgtgtgtgtgtgtgtgtgtgtgtgtgtgtgtgtgtgttttttagagtgtgtgtatgtgtgtgtgtgtgtgtgtgtgtgtgtgcgtgtgtgtgtgagctcaacCACAGAGTCGTATTTGATTGTATTTAGTGTATGTTTGATATCTCATTGGAGTCTTCATATCATTGGCTAAGCTCATGTAGAAGAAAGCCACCAATATGATCCATTCTAAGTGTCGGTCTAACACTTATAGGACAATTTGGTGAAAAAAAtccaaatgtgtttgtttgtaatgtAAAGTTGTCGatcaaaatacaataaaaataacattgaaTGTGCAACAGAGGATTCAAAGCATTTTACTGAACAATGTCTTAATAATAACGCCTTGGTGGTCATTGGACGTATCCAGGTAAACGCACTGTTTAAGGTTAATCTATTGAATGTTCTGTGACGTGAAGTACAGTGAGTATGTGTAGGAGACAAAGCTATATTTCACATGCCATGTGTATGCACAGCTGTTCTTTACTTTGTGTGCTTATTTTGATTTATGACTTTCTATTGTTGTCCATGCTGTGTAAAGACCAAACATCACCACGgtaaaagtattttctttttctttggtcaATATTGGATAGGAGTTTAATTTCCTGTATTTCCTGCTTTTATTGtaacaatcaaaacaaatatttgatttCATCTGAATTAGATTGTctctcatttctgtttttttttagttacaacccaaaacatactgtacatagacAAATAAACTACATCAGGGTTATTTTGTTGTGCGATAGTGGTGACTTCTTTTTAACAAGACTACAGCCAGTGGCTTGGTGAGGCTGAACTGTCATCTTGATGTTTAGCACCTTAGaacttagtttagcatgttagcatgttagcatgcggCTACTTTGGCTATTAACACAAAGTAGCGTCCAGCGGgcctatttttattattattatttttggcctgatgatggcgctagaGTAAAGGTTAATGAATCACAATTCATCCCGAGggaaacatgaatgtgtgtgccaAATGTCATGACAATGCACCCTCATGGTGGAGGTAGGGAAAACAGAATGGTTCATCCTCTGGAAACATTGAATGATGtataacatttaatttgaatCCTTCTAatagttgagatatttcagtcaggATGTATAATAGGATACAGATACAGATTTTAAAGAATTGAATCGGATTCAAGCCAAATAGAAACAGCCAGAGGCATTCCCCTCAGAGGAGCTTGTTTCATTCATGTTCCTTCTGACCTTCTGAGTCCTGCCTCTTCAGTTCTGCTGCAGAAGACTGAATCACTTTCATCTCAGAATGAGATGTTGGCCTCTTCAGCCTCAGAGtggcaataaataaatcagtcaGCATCCTGCTGATGGCAACACTTTGAGATTAAAGTGTTAATGAGTCATCACTGTTGTTGAGATGTCACCTGACCAAATGAAGCCTTTTATCTATTGAGCAGCTGGTCCAATCAGACTGAACCTTTCTCTTCTCAGTATGTGTGGATATAAAAACAGTCTTTTGATGCTGCAGCTACAGCTCATCAACTCTTCACTGGCGTCACCTCAACTCTGCTTCATGTTGATCGATGGCCGCAGCTTCTGGGTCAAATGAGTGAGGATGGAATCATGCGTGGTTACTGATCCGCGGTTTTAGAGAGGAGTTTTAACATGACCCTCATTTACTTTGAGTAGTGTTGCCTGTCATTAGCAAAGTGATATATAGCCAGGTTCCTTCTGCTATGGGTCAACTTAGCCACCGGTTAAGGTTGTTTTTCATTCTGGAATAAACAGAATCAGCCTTTAAAGCTGATTTAGTGTCTAACCTGAATTCAGCAGAAGGGATTTTGTATGTTTCTGACGATGCTCTAACAGTATTTTCTGAAATTCTGAAAAGCTTCCCAGGCGATATTTCTAGTAATGTTGTTGAGATGCTGTTATCAGTTGTTTAGCGTTCCGGTGTGTGAGACTCTTGTATTATTGATGACAGTCTGTTGCTTGGAGACTCTCCGCGGTGCCCAGGAGACCGTGAGCAAATGAAGCAGGTCAGAGGGTCGCCCAGAAAGACAGACACTATTATTACACACTTAGAGACAAGCGGGGGCTctcacagcctcctcctccGGGAGGAAAGGATGCTTCCAGCTGGAACAGGATAATGAACACAACTGTCTCTCCTCTCAACCAACACTGCAGGGTTTATTCTGTTTTTTCAAGATAGCGAGTGAGATGATTTATCTTTGATAATCAATTTCCCGGTTCAGTGTTTACAGAAAGCACTTTGGTCTCACATTCACTTTCTAAAAGGTGTGAGGCATCAGACACGCGGTCCTCTCTCGTTTttacacacatggacaccataTTCCCTCTGGGTCTGTTttacactcttacacacacacacacacacacacacacacacacacacactcttacacacacatacacacacacacacacgcacacacacacctacacacgcactcttacacgcacacacacacacacacacacacacacacacacacatacacatacacacacactcttacacacacatacacacacacacacacacgcacacacacacctacacacgcactcttacacgcacacacacacacacacacacactcttacacgcacacacacacacacacacacacactctcacacacacacacgcacaaacacacacacacgcacacacacacatacacacacactcttacacacacatacacacacacacctacacacgcactcttacacgcacacacacacacacacacactcttacacgcacacacacacacacacacacactttcacacacacacacgcacaaacacacacacacacacgcacacacttagaATTCTTTTGTGCCCCTCTTGCTTCAGACGTCTCCCCGTTTAGTGTGTTTTTACCCGGAGCTGTGTGAGCGTAGTCAGGGCTGAAATGGGCCAGACTCCGGTCTAAAGTGGGGCACAGTGGTTTATAAAAAGCCCATTCAAGTATTTCATAGGGAAAAGGTTTGTGCCTTTGAGATGAGTCATTTTATTGGTGTTTTTATCCATCCTCAAACGTCTTTTTTTGAAACCTTCAAAAGCATTTGTGTGTCTAATCaataatatacatacatttagattaaatgaaattaaaagtctttacaaaaaggaaaacatggtATCACACATTGATGTCCAACACGTCGTCTCAAATAACTCAATGTTCACCCACCTGCATCATTATTAAACAGCTGACGTAGGATGAAGAGCGAGATAGTCCACCCGGGACATGAGGGTCAGGCGGTCGGGTCAAACCAGCACCGCGTTTCATTCAGGAGACCGCGGTTAGTTTCCTGTCAGTCGTTCATGTCAGTGACATGAGTCAGTCACATGAACATCAGCCATGCTCTTTTCCACTAAACCagaagattatttaaaaaatacgcTCTGCACACTGACACATAGTGTGAAGCGTTGGGCCACTGACCACGCGTCTGCATTGACTAGTTGGGAGTGATAATGTGTTGGCAAATGCAAGTCAATATATATTCAGGAACATTCAGAAGGTTAATTCATTAAATAAGAATATTAAAAGTTCTGAAAATCGATAACGCTTTCTACTTTGCAGAAGAGCATATTTAAACGTTTTGAACTGAACGTAAAATGTTACATCCCATATGTCGAAGccctttttctgtctttctagATCAGCAATCTAGCTCAGCTGCTGGCACCAGGTGGGACCCTTATCTTAactgctgattggctgagtaAGTAGATCAGCTCATTCAGATGACAACTAAtaaaggaccccccccccccccttccccggAGTCCCCCTGACAGCGACTGAGACAATTGAGCTGGAAACAGagtggaaaaggaaaaggaaaaacagagaATATTTCAGATAAATGATAGATTGATAACAACCGTAGTTGGCAGGGCGATTGAATATTGAATAGCACTGTCAAAACTTGAAGTTGGCCACAACTGCCACAACTGGCACACTCACAATCAATAAATAGACTTTAAAAGAAAGTGTCTGATCTTGACTCCATCAGAATGGTCGAGTAAGAAGTGTACTAGGTGTAAACAGGCCCCAGGACATCTTGATCTCAAAGGCAGTTTGGGAGGGACAGGACGCGAGGAGAGAGGTAGAAACTAGGGCACCGTTATCTGGCCCCTTTTTTAGCAACCACAAGGCGCAAggcacagaaagagaaagagaaagaaagagctgTGGAccggagagcaggagagagaagaagacatcTCCAGTGAAGCTGCAGATGAGACGGGGAACCTCTGGAGTCAACATCTGCCGTCGAGGATCCAAACAGAAACTAGACAACCTTGACTGTCCTACACGGTTTTTACGACCTCACACacttcatccacacacacacacacacacacacaagcatttcACATACTCGGCTCACACAACACACGTGCGCGTACACACGTCCACAGCTTTGCAACATGTTCGAGGAGCAGGCGACCAGGGTCAAGATCACGTCTGTGGTGATTGTGGTGGGCATGGCGTCGATGCTGGCGGCGGTGGTGACTGACCACTGGGCCGTCCTCAGCCCCCGGGTGGAGAAGCTCAACGCTACCTGCGAGGCGGCCCATTTTGGCCTTTGGAGGCTCTGCAAGAAGAGCATCTTCATTGTCGAGGCGGACCCTCTG of the Cyclopterus lumpus isolate fCycLum1 chromosome 8, fCycLum1.pri, whole genome shotgun sequence genome contains:
- the cacng4b gene encoding calcium channel, voltage-dependent, gamma subunit 4b, which codes for MGWCDRGVQTLLATVGAFAAFSLMTIAIGTDYWLYSRAYICNSTNASTEETQPKTKKGDLTHSGLWRICCIEGINQGSCYRINHFPDDNDYDTDSSEYLLRIVRASSVFPILSTILLMLGGLCVGAGRVYNKTNTVLLSAGILFVAAGLSNIIGIIVYISSNAGDPSDKRDDDRKYTYSYGWSFYFGALSFIVAETVAVLAINIYIEKNKEVRWQARREFIRSLSSSSPYSRIPSFRYRRRTSQASSHSTEASRGNSPVACLKGGPSSSGPLDELSMYALARDSVTENRYSPEHDGAAEFLQVHNCFPNDLKDGVNRRTTPV